From a region of the Canis lupus dingo isolate Sandy chromosome 5, ASM325472v2, whole genome shotgun sequence genome:
- the TUBB3 gene encoding tubulin beta-3 chain produces the protein MREIVHIQAGQCGNQIGAKFWEVISDEHGIDPSGNYVGDSDLQLERISVYYNEASSHKYVPRAILVDLEPGTMDSVRSGAFGHLFRPDNFIFGQSGAGNNWAKGHYTEGAELVDSVLDVVRKECENCDCLQGFQLTHSLGGGTGSGMGTLLISKVREEYPDRIMNTFSVVPSPKVSDTVVEPYNATLSIHQLVENTDETYCIDNEALYDICFRTLKLATPTYGDLNHLVSATMSGVTTSLRFPGQLNADLRKLAVNMVPFPRLHFFMPGFAPLTARGSQQYRALTVPELTQQMFDAKNMMAACDPRHGRYLTVATVFRGRMSMKEVDEQMLAIQSKNSSYFVEWIPNNVKVAVCDIPPRGLKMSSTFIGNSTAIQELFKRISEQFTAMFRRKAFLHWYTGEGMDEMEFTEAESNMNDLVSEYQQYQDATAEEEGEMYEDDEEESEAQGPK, from the exons ATGAGGGAGATCGTGCACATCCAGGCCGGCCAGTGCGGCAACCAGATCGGAGCCAAG TTCTGGGAAGTCATCAGTGATGAGCACGGTATAGACCCCAGTGGCAACTATGTGGGCGACTCAGACCTGCAGCTGGAACGCATCAGCGTCTACTACAACGAGGCCTCTT CTCATAAGTATGTGCCTCGGGCCATTCTGGTGGACCTTGAGCCCGGAACCATGGACAGCGTCCGGTCTGGGGCCTTTGGGCATCTTTTCAGGCCTGACAACTTCATCTTTG GTCAGAGTGGGGCTGGCAACAATTGGGCCAAAGGTCACTACACGGAGGGCGCAGAGCTGGTGGACTCAGTCCTGGATGTGGTGCGGAAGGAGTGTGAGAATTGCGACTGCCTGCAGGGCTTCCAGCTGACCCACTCGCTCGGCGGGGGCACAGGGTCCGGGATGGGCACACTGCTCATCAGCAAGGTGCGCGAGGAGTACCCCGACCGCATCATGAACACCTTCAGTGTGGTGCCCTCCCCCAAGGTGTCGGACACAGTGGTGGAGCCCTACAACGCCACGCTGTCCATCCACCAGCTGGTGGAGAACACGGACGAGACCTACTGCATCGACAATGAGGCTTTGTACGACATCTGCTTCCGCACTCTCAAGCTGGCCACGCCCACCTACGGTGACCTCAACCACCTGGTGTCGGCCACCATGAGCGGCGTCACTACTTCTCTCCGCTTCCCCGGCCAGCTCAATGCTGACCTGCGCAAGCTGGCCGTGAATATGGTGCCCTTCCCCCGCCTGCACTTCTTCATGCCCGGCTTTGCCCCACTCACCGCGAGGGGCAGCCAGCAGTACCGCGCGCTCACGGTGCCCGAGCTCACTCAGCAGATGTTCGACGCCAAGAACATGATGGCTGCCTGTGACCCCCGCCACGGCCGCTACCTGACCGTGGCCACCGTCTTCCGCGGGCGCATGTCCATGAAGGAGGTGGACGAGCAGATGCTGGCCATCCAGAGCAAGAACAGCAGCTACTTCGTCGAGTGGATCCCCAACAACGTGAAGGTGGCCGTGTGTGACATCCCACCCCGGGGGCTCAAGATGTCCTCCACCTTCATCGGCAACAGCACGGCCATCCAGGAGCTGTTCAAGCGCATCTCGGAGCAGTTCACAGCCATGTTCCGGCGCAAGGCCTTCCTGCACTGGTACACGGGCGAGGGCATGGACGAGATGGAGTTCACTGAGGCCGAGAGCAACATGAACGACCTGGTGTCCGAGTACCAGCAGTACCAGGACGCCACGGCCGAGGAGGAGGGCGAGATGTACGAAGATGACGAGGAGGAGTCCGAGGCTCAGGGCCCCAAGTGa
- the MC1R gene encoding melanocyte-stimulating hormone receptor: protein MSGQGPQRRLLGSLNGTSPATPHFELAANQTGPRCLEVSIPDGLFLSLGLVSVVENVLVVAAIAKNRNLHSPMYYFIGCLAVSDLLVSVSNVLETAVMLLVAAGALAAQAAVVQQLDDIIDVLICGSMVSSLCFLGAIAVDRYLSIFYALRYHSIVTLPRAWRAISAIWVASVLSSTLFIAYYNHTAVLLCLVSFFVAMLVLMAVLYVHMLARACQHARGIARLHKRQHFIPQGFGLKGAATLTILLGIFFLCWGPFFLHLSLMVLCPQHPICGCVFQNFNLFLTLIICNSIIDPFIYAFRSQELRKTLQEVVLCSW, encoded by the coding sequence ATGTCTGGGCAGGGCCCCCAGAGAAGGCTGCTGGGCTCTCTCAATGGCACCTCCCCAGCCACCCCTCACTTCGAGCTGGCTGCCAACCAGACCGGGCCCCGGTGCCTGGAGGTGTCCATTCCCGACGGGCTGTTCCTCAGCCTGGGGCTGGTGAGCGTTGTGGAAAATGTGCTGGTGGTGGCCGCCATTGCCAAGAACCGCAACCTGCACTCGCCCATGTATTACTTCATCGGTTGCCTGGCTGTGTCCGACCTGCTGGTGAGCGTGAGCAATGTGCTGGAGACGGCCGTCATGCTGCTGGTGGCGGCAGGCGCCTTGGCTGCTCAGGCTGCTGTGGTGCAGCAGCTGGACGACATCATTGACGTGCTCATCTGTGGTTCCATGGTATCCAGCCTCTGCTTCCTGGGCGCCATTGCCGTGGACCGCTACCTCTCCATCTTCTACGCGCTGCGATACCACAGCATCGTCACACTCCCGCGGGCGTGGCGGGCCATCTCCGCTATCTGGGTGGCTAGCGTCCTCTCCAGCACGCTCTTCATTGCCTACTACAATCACACGGCCGTCCTGCTTTGTCTTGTCAGCTTCTTTGTAGCCATGCTGGTGCTCATGGCAGTGCTGTACGTCCACATGCTTGCCCGCGCCTGCCAGCACGCCCGAGGTATTGCCCGGCTCCATAAGAGGCAGCACTTCATCCCCCAGGGCTTTGGCCTCAAGGGCGCTGCCACACTCACTATCCTGCtgggcattttctttctctgctgggGCCCCTTCTTCTTGCACCTCTCACTCATGGTCCTCTGCCCTCAACACCCCATCTGTGGCTGCGTCTTTCAGAACTTCAACCTCTTCCTCACCCTCATCATCTGCAACTCCATCATTGACCCCTTCATCTACGCCTTCCGCAGCCAGGAGCTCCGAAAGACTCTCCAAGAGGTAGTGCTATGTTCCTGGTGA